The Vigna unguiculata cultivar IT97K-499-35 chromosome 1, ASM411807v1, whole genome shotgun sequence nucleotide sequence GGCCTAGTGGAGTTGGGAAGTCTAGTTTGATAAATGCCCTTAGAAGCAATCCTTCTGATGCTGCGGAAGGGGAAAATTGGTTTGAGCCTGTgggttttctttgttttattctcttttttttaccTCTACCTACGAGACTTTGATGTTTGTGTCACCCCTGGATGCGCTTTACTTTTCAGATTTCTGGAAGCAAGTGGCTTGAGGATCAACGCGTTGGGGAGGTTTCCACGAGAAGTGGTAGAGGAAAACATACTACTCGCCATGTCTCTTTGCTTCCAATATCTGGAGGGGGGTTTCTGGCTGATACTCCTGGATTTAACCAACCCAGTTTATTGAAAGTGACAAAGCAGTCTCTTGCACAGACTTTTCCTGAAGTCAGTGATGCATAACTTGTATTTTAATAAATCCAGGGATAACAATGCTTTTCCTGTTTGATTGATCTTATCATCTTTCTTCTTATTCAGATCAGGAAAATGCTCAGTGCAAAGGAGACTGAGAAATGCTCATTTAAAAATTGCTTGCATCTGGGAGAACCTGGGTGCATTGTGAAGGGAGACTGGGAAAGATATTCATTCTATTTTCAACTTCTGGATGAAATCAGAATCAGGGAAGAGTTCCAACTTAGGACATTTGGAACTAAAAGAGAAGGGGATGTAAGGTATGATGAGCCTTTGTTGATTGCAAACCAACGCTATCAGTTAATTGGAAAGTATGATGCTTTGATCAAAGAGTTCAATTCTGGGATTTTTATCCTTtagtaaaattaacatttttttttgcagtTATTGTGATTATGAGGgttttactcatttttaaaaGCTGATTCTTATACTTTTACATGTTAATGTATATAGATACAGACATGAAAGAAGCTAACAAATTGCATTTCCTTATTGAAGATTGTGGGGAAAACAATAAATTTGTGGAAATACCAATAAGTATTTTTCCTGTAACATGTAGTAATGCAAAAAGGATCTCCCACGGATTATTGGTATGATATTCCTTACAAGCACCCTATAATCTTTTGCAGGTTGAAAATGGGAGATATGGGTGTTCAGCAAGCGGAACCACGGTTGGAACCTAAAAAGCACAGGAGACAATCTCGGAAGAGGATTAACCAGTCAATTTTAGACGACTTAGATGATGATGACGACGACGACATTTATGAGGAAAATGATCCCATTTTAAGGGCGCTAAGGGATGAAAACTCTTAGAATTTGGTTAGCCCCCAAACTTCTCATTGTAAATAGTCCCTTTCCATACGATGTATCTCGGAGTGAGCTAAGTTCCTATCAATGAAGTTCATTTGTGTTTTGCTTGACCCAGATCTCTATCAGGTTGGTTCAATTTTGTTTATAGTCCATAAAAATGTCACCGATAATACACTTTCGAATTCTGATAACGGAAAATGTTGAATCTATCCACAAATCGGAGTTGAAGATACAGTTACGATTATTCGAGACACCGGTAATACTAAATGCGATACCCTTAGATATTGTTGTGGGTTCATGCATTTGTAAACATGTAGGAAATTcatgcatttgcatcatacttTAATACCCACAACGGTCACCACCATGGCCCCTGCTTCAAGAATACAAAATGTATCTCTTGTCTAATtacttactaatttaaattcaaaattaacaaTATCTCGTCACGCTTTGAATTTAAGCTTGAACGTTGGAGaatttttcacaaataaaacatcgatattttttcacaaaaataacaCAAGCTCTCAATAACATTCTATCCAATATTTATTCGTATAAtagtttttatctatttttaaataaacttcgACTTTTAAAGAGCCAAATTCTAACACGAGTCAAAATCccatttttcaataataattatcTGAATTAAgtatttcttttcctttttaattttcaaaataataaaaacataaactacaaAGGAATAAATGAAAtgattataatatgaaaaagtgaGGTACAAGAAAATAATGGTTACAAATAGAAAACTGgacaaattgtttttaataaaaggcttgtttaaaatgaaattttaactaGAATATAGTATATAAATTCATCTTCAAATGATATTTctctgaaaaataatttgtaacacagtttaagtaagcgtaatttttaaacattggtAACAATTATTTATCACAAACAATGCCATAACATTTACATAGAACTCGAACGCTCAAATCAAAAGTATACGTCAATAACTACGGTCTTCAACTTTTACAAACAACTTCGGCCGatttgacatttaaaaaaaaataaaatactcacTGGTTGATTTGATCATTGATCCCCTCAACATTAGTGGATATGACAATATATCCACAAATGAAGTTGTCTGCACTCCTAAAATGTAGACTTGTTTTCAAATCCTTCTAATACAACACCTCAATTATTCACATTCTATAATAGTAAAATGTAATCTTTATTAAATTCCCTAAGAACTCAGCTAGAAATATGATGTCTAAACTTCAGAAAAACATAATACTGAAGAGATTTTAGAAGAACAAAATCCATACAaaactctttaaaatatatttaattacaagaatataaaaattacacCAATGAGAAGGGATGACGGTTCGTCACAAACAGAAATAACAGATTAGACAGAAGATCAGCATTAACgaaataaaatcccaaataaAAATACCTTTTGAATTTTAAGTACTCAATTTTTGCATGGTCAATTAACTAAAAACATAGTATGCTCAACAAAAAGTGCTGTTCAACATTCAAATGCGGCTCAtcacaaatattcaaatttaaaaaatgaaaacgaTCTTCAAAACTGACATAATCTAAGAAGGTGAATCCCTCAATAACTAGCATCAAGAGCAATTTAAGATGAAGCCCCACTACGAAGAGCACCCTTCTTCTTGCTAGTTGCCAATTGTGTCTCCGGCTACAATaccaaaagtaaataatattttaatacaaagaAGGAAATCAAGATAATGTCAACAGAGAGATGGGCACTGTTACCTCTTTCTTCACAGGCTCTTCCTTCTCAGATAATATCAGCTCAATATGGCAGGGAGATGACATATAAGCTGTAAAAAACCAAGTGTGTTAGAAATCCATTAGAACAAAAACATCTATAAATAAGTTCAGAAACATACGGTTGATTCTTCCATGGGCTCTGTAGGTGCGGCGTCTTTGCTTCTGTGCTTGATTAACCTGGATATGAGAAATATAGAGAGCATCTACATCCAAACCTTTCACCTGTGGCAAAGCAATAAGTTAACGACCATAAAAGTTAACATTTATTTACATggtaaatcaaatataataacaaaaaagacATACTTCAGCATTACTCTCGGCATTCTTCAGCAAATCCAGGATGAATTTAGCTGATTTGACGGGCCAGCGTCCTTGTCCATTGGAGTGTCTGTTTTTGGCCTGAGCTGTCCTCCCAACACCTCTGCAAAACCGTCGGAAAGGGATAGCTTGTTTGTGGGCCAACACATCCTCCAAGTATCTTTTAGCTTTAACCAGAGGCAACTTCCTGATGGCAAATGCAGTCTCCCTAGTGTTCTGTAAATGAAACAGAGAAACAtgagaataaattaaattatacaacTACTTGCTGATGGCAAATGAAGTCAATCACTAATATTTAACATTGATAAACTAGAATGTAAAACATATAAATCAAAAGCAAAGGTGTTCATATGCTATAATGTTCAAAGGAACCTACTCATTCAAGGGAATTTCCTTCAAAGTATAACAATAtactttcaaataaattttacaaaatctaTATTGGGGAAAGTTTTATTTTAGAGCATATTCAAGGCGTAATATAAGCATTATTAAAAGAGTATGTTCCATCATTTACTGAACCTTTAGTCACAACAAAAAGACATAGGTTCACCCAATAACAATGGAGAATATTATATCCCTGAAGTTTACGAGAGGTCAGTCAACACAACTGCCAAACCCCTGCTTTTTTTCATCAGGTTTTTCACATACGGCACACAACATaatggatatgcacatgaatatTACATTCAATACCAATGTTACATCATTTactgaatattaaaataatatgttccATCATTTACTGAACCTTTAgtcacaacaaaaaaaacataggTTCACCCAATAACAAGGGAGATTGTTATATCCCTGAAGTTTACGAGAGGTCAGCCAACACAACTGCCAAACCCCAGCTTTTTTTCATCAGGTTTTTCACATACGGCACACAACATAATGCATATGCCCATGAATCTTACATTCAATAACAATGTTGCATCATTTActgaatattaaaagaatatgttCCATCATTTACTGAACCTTTagtcacaacaaaaaaaaacataggtTCACCCAATAACAATGGAGACTATTATATCCCTGAAGTTTACGAGAGGTCAGTCAACACAACTGCCAAACCCCTGCTTTTTTTCATCAGGTTTTTCACATACGGCACACAACATAATGCATATGCACATGAATCTTACATTCAATAACAATGTTACAtcatttattgaatattaaaagaGTATGTTCCATCATTTACTGAACCTTTAGTCACAACAAAAAGACATAGGTTCACCCAATAACAATGGAGACATTTATATCCCTGAAGTTTACGAGAGGTCAGTCAACACAACTGCCAAACCCCTGCTTTTTTTCATCAGGTTGTTCACATACAACACACAACATAATGCATATGCACATGAATATTACATTCAATTACAGATATTAGGGGTAGTGCAAGGGTAACAAATCAAAGTACCTTGAAATGCACTCTGAGGTCTGCGCCCCTTGCCTTGCAAGCTGCAAAAAAATCATCGCACAAAAgcatattattagtttaattaacCTAAAAATCAACACTAACAGAAAAAATCATTCTTGTTCGAGGGAACAAGcacgtaaaaaataaaataaataactaggGCAAAACTCAAATAGAATGAAAATCACAATTTtgcaaaataatgaaaatgaaaaggaacTTACACTTGGTGGGATTTTCAGGTTCTCTGGAGTACTTCAcctgagaaaaataaaaaatacacagaaagagaaaataatgagaTCTGACAATGAAACTCGTAAGAAAAACCTGAGAAACATTGGTCACTTACCATGACGGCTctgccttcttcttctacttcttccGCGATTGAAGAAGAGCAACTGCTGAAGGACGAAGCAAACTAGGGTAAAGTTTAGTGCTGAATCGCTTTATATATAATGGATAACTGTATCGGAACTAGTAGGCCTGATTATGGACTGCAACCAGATCCGGCCCAAATTAACTAcgataatatgtaaaataatttgtctCTTGGGCCGAACCTATTCAAGTCcagaataagaaattaaat carries:
- the LOC114165152 gene encoding 60S ribosomal protein L17-2, which translates into the protein MVKYSREPENPTKSCKARGADLRVHFKNTRETAFAIRKLPLVKAKRYLEDVLAHKQAIPFRRFCRGVGRTAQAKNRHSNGQGRWPVKSAKFILDLLKNAESNAEVKGLDVDALYISHIQVNQAQKQRRRTYRAHGRINPYMSSPCHIELILSEKEEPVKKEPETQLATSKKKGALRSGASS